Proteins encoded within one genomic window of Hahella chejuensis KCTC 2396:
- a CDS encoding thioesterase II family protein: MSDSVLFAAKNRPDAAAQLLFMHHAGGSSYTYMQLAQNLSDSIEVYCLELAGRGARFLEPLNADADAVLEEILDAVERLQLGRDKPLMLCGHSLGAELAYQTAHRLRRKAPEMRLGVILSARGYIDPVDLRGRPRESLSDEEILRLLEQYEGTPPEVLADPELRTYVVGVMRNDLMLLAALAGMPKPPLDVPGFIAGGDSDNRVPVSRLTGWRRAFAAPLTQRVFTGGHFYLFADNQVAPWIEARVSELTGLQDSRACAAPSREKQDLTSQVL, encoded by the coding sequence TTGTCTGATTCAGTCTTGTTTGCTGCGAAAAACAGGCCGGACGCCGCCGCGCAATTGCTGTTTATGCACCATGCGGGGGGCTCCAGTTACACCTACATGCAACTGGCGCAGAATCTGTCCGATTCGATTGAAGTCTATTGCCTGGAGCTGGCGGGAAGAGGCGCGCGTTTTCTGGAGCCGCTTAACGCGGACGCTGATGCGGTCTTAGAAGAGATTCTCGACGCCGTCGAGCGATTGCAGCTGGGGCGCGACAAGCCCTTGATGCTATGCGGCCACAGCCTGGGCGCGGAGCTGGCTTACCAGACTGCGCACAGACTCAGGCGCAAGGCGCCGGAGATGCGCCTGGGAGTGATTCTCTCCGCCCGCGGCTATATTGATCCTGTTGACCTGCGCGGAAGACCTCGGGAGTCCCTGTCGGACGAAGAGATCCTGCGTTTGCTGGAGCAATACGAAGGCACACCGCCGGAGGTGCTGGCGGACCCTGAGTTGAGAACTTATGTGGTTGGCGTGATGCGCAATGATCTGATGCTGTTGGCGGCCCTGGCCGGCATGCCGAAACCGCCGCTGGACGTTCCTGGCTTTATCGCGGGAGGCGACAGCGATAATCGCGTGCCGGTGTCTCGCCTGACGGGATGGCGACGGGCGTTCGCTGCGCCGCTGACGCAGCGGGTGTTCACTGGCGGCCACTTTTATCTGTTCGCCGATAATCAGGTGGCGCCATGGATTGAAGCGCGGGTCAGCGAGTTAACGGGCTTGCAGGACAGTCGCGCCTGCGCGGCGCCAAGCAGAGAGAAACAGGACCTGACATCACAGGTATTGTGA
- a CDS encoding aspartyl/asparaginyl beta-hydroxylase domain-containing protein: MNFDGNFKHIDVYDIAALSRKVSAFTEDEWGKMSWKDRIGKEHRETQTIPILFDKDFRHANPSRHSAADTLATAYADMTAFMKRIYEDDAGYFIRMILVRMNPMSEIPLHYDTGASLPYSHRVHLPIATNEKITFQVGDESKYLKQGELWEINNQRRHGVFNRSSDYRIHMIMDWVTSDLAKLRKEQLGLEPEDVGQLPKEDSRN, encoded by the coding sequence ATGAACTTCGATGGGAACTTCAAGCACATAGACGTTTACGATATCGCTGCTCTAAGCAGGAAAGTGTCCGCGTTTACGGAGGACGAATGGGGAAAAATGTCCTGGAAGGACCGCATCGGCAAGGAGCATCGCGAAACCCAGACCATTCCGATCCTTTTTGATAAGGACTTCAGGCACGCCAACCCGTCCCGGCATTCCGCCGCCGATACACTGGCGACCGCGTATGCGGATATGACCGCGTTCATGAAGCGTATTTACGAAGACGACGCCGGATACTTTATTCGCATGATACTCGTCAGGATGAACCCTATGTCGGAAATCCCACTGCATTACGACACGGGCGCCTCGCTTCCTTATTCCCATCGCGTGCATTTACCTATCGCAACCAATGAAAAAATAACCTTTCAAGTTGGCGATGAAAGTAAATATTTAAAGCAAGGCGAGCTTTGGGAAATTAATAATCAAAGACGTCATGGCGTTTTCAACCGTTCGAGTGATTACAGGATTCATATGATCATGGATTGGGTGACCTCTGATCTGGCGAAGTTAAGAAAAGAGCAACTTGGGCTGGAGCCTGAGGATGTCGGACAGTTACCCAAAGAAGATTCGCGTAACTAA
- a CDS encoding GNAT family N-acetyltransferase, with protein sequence MTPFTHGEVLLQTGSLTVIANATLPEERRLMVLELSDGRVMAVMTPAMADKLGFYQLDALTTTALRQTLQDAGVVLHGADEIFYFSAQDKETLMQEATEGDIRPLNIEDEAVFAEFQASATEQDLDDAYVELDHWEVCGAFIGDSLVCAASMYPWDSYPGDDARIADLGVLTLPPFRGKGYARRVVRAICRRASERGYEPQYRCQFDNLASASLAKAAGLTWFGKWEVISPDSAA encoded by the coding sequence ATGACCCCTTTTACACATGGGGAAGTTCTGCTGCAAACCGGGAGCCTGACGGTGATCGCGAATGCGACGTTGCCGGAGGAACGACGGCTGATGGTGCTGGAATTGTCGGACGGGCGCGTCATGGCGGTCATGACGCCGGCGATGGCGGATAAGCTGGGCTTCTATCAGCTGGACGCCTTAACGACGACGGCCCTGCGCCAGACATTGCAGGACGCGGGAGTGGTTCTGCATGGCGCCGATGAGATCTTTTATTTCTCTGCGCAGGATAAAGAAACACTGATGCAGGAAGCCACAGAAGGCGACATCCGCCCGCTAAACATTGAGGATGAGGCCGTTTTCGCTGAATTTCAGGCGTCCGCAACAGAGCAGGACCTGGATGACGCTTACGTTGAACTGGATCACTGGGAGGTCTGCGGCGCTTTTATCGGCGACAGTCTGGTTTGCGCCGCCAGCATGTATCCCTGGGACAGTTATCCCGGCGACGACGCGCGCATCGCCGATCTGGGCGTGCTGACGCTGCCGCCCTTCAGAGGAAAAGGCTACGCCCGCAGAGTCGTGCGCGCGATTTGCCGACGCGCCAGTGAGAGGGGTTATGAACCGCAATACCGTTGTCAGTTCGACAACCTGGCGTCGGCGTCATTGGCGAAGGCGGCAGGGCTGACCTGGTTTGGAAAGTGGGAAGTGATCTCGCCGGATTCTGCTGCCTGA
- a CDS encoding cupin-like domain-containing protein, translating to MSFIGDVCNALGDVALWTYEEASIYRRKRETQPLIEESEAASRLQGADYRHVERVSDITSATFSERYLMRNEPVIVADGLLDWPAQQLWSFNYFCEEFGDLSVRLQDAGFKPKDSVELRAYLKQIASLPEVELGCMSNELDYLRYTYDSFFKHLLFTWGFGHRVKTQSFSFLAFQRIQRHWGRPYFLPRSGYRIPWVQMGSLEPNKRMCQDWGLYFSAPGACTRLHVDGMRTNAVLCQVVGKKAGWIFSSSLEGAARTLAEGRSFAHSPAAANDPGGQADRIWRFDLEPGEIMLIPKGLPHEVHTLSPSISLTYNFVTSPEYDDYFKFKSARGPGWIASAPIAAALAFKSVYQKRAVSGSEAREEVSLV from the coding sequence ATGAGTTTTATTGGCGATGTATGCAATGCGCTGGGGGATGTGGCGTTGTGGACCTATGAAGAAGCCAGCATCTATCGGCGCAAACGGGAAACGCAGCCGTTGATTGAAGAGAGCGAGGCGGCGTCGCGCCTGCAAGGGGCGGATTACCGCCATGTGGAAAGAGTCTCGGATATTACCTCTGCGACGTTCAGCGAACGCTACCTGATGCGCAATGAGCCCGTCATTGTCGCAGACGGACTGCTGGACTGGCCGGCGCAACAGTTGTGGAGCTTCAACTACTTTTGTGAGGAGTTCGGCGACCTGTCGGTCCGCTTGCAGGACGCGGGATTCAAGCCGAAAGACAGCGTCGAGCTGCGCGCCTACCTGAAGCAGATTGCTTCGCTTCCTGAGGTGGAGCTGGGGTGTATGAGCAATGAGCTGGACTACCTGCGCTATACCTATGACTCCTTTTTCAAGCATCTGCTGTTCACCTGGGGGTTCGGTCATCGCGTAAAAACGCAGTCGTTCAGCTTCCTCGCGTTTCAGCGCATTCAGCGGCACTGGGGCCGACCTTATTTTCTGCCCCGGAGCGGCTATCGGATTCCCTGGGTGCAGATGGGCTCCTTAGAGCCGAACAAGCGTATGTGTCAGGACTGGGGGCTTTATTTTTCCGCGCCGGGCGCCTGCACCCGTTTGCATGTAGACGGCATGCGCACGAATGCGGTGTTGTGTCAGGTAGTGGGCAAAAAAGCGGGATGGATTTTTTCTTCGTCGCTGGAAGGCGCCGCCAGAACCCTTGCGGAAGGTCGCTCTTTCGCCCATTCGCCCGCCGCCGCCAATGATCCCGGCGGGCAGGCGGACAGGATTTGGCGCTTCGATCTGGAGCCGGGGGAAATCATGCTGATTCCCAAAGGGCTGCCCCATGAGGTGCATACTCTATCGCCCAGCATTTCCCTGACCTATAACTTCGTCACCAGCCCGGAGTACGACGATTATTTTAAATTCAAAAGCGCGCGCGGTCCGGGGTGGATCGCCAGCGCTCCCATTGCGGCGGCGTTGGCGTTCAAGTCGGTATATCAGAAGCGCGCCGTTTCCGGGAGTGAAGCCAGGGAGGAAGTAAGCCTTGTCTGA
- the epsL gene encoding XrtB/PEP-CTERM-associated polysaccharide biosynthesis outer membrane protein EpsL, with product MFCQIKPTAWITAGLSLCYCAAAQGKVGDAWEFSAGSLLRHEDNLFRSTSGNESNEQIVSAFAAVSGEQSISRQNLKLDARFSDHRYQHYDYLDYTAWEAEAAWDWLATSRLQGVLGADYNESINSFADFSGTEQNIRTRRRYYLDADWRVAGRWKLLAGGAHYQQENSSLYRVEGDYQSDSLELGVGYEAPSGSHLSISLRKTDGDYANRVISTTDRVDSGFEQTLAEMRFLWIFSGKSKVRGSLGYVEREHYHYGERDYQGAIGGLSLDYQWTGSTSLSAAIEQSLASYQSSPATDIDKILGGGAFYNSSYYRRRLVSIGPLWRYSAKVSLHARWRYEERDYEGGLLTGPPAREDRLQTLVLGGDWSPASYVLISAALQREKRASNQANADFNSDNATLSLTFTF from the coding sequence ATGTTCTGTCAGATCAAACCTACCGCATGGATTACCGCGGGCCTGTCATTGTGTTACTGCGCAGCGGCGCAGGGGAAAGTCGGCGACGCCTGGGAATTCAGCGCAGGCAGCCTTCTGCGCCATGAAGATAATCTGTTCCGGTCGACCTCCGGCAACGAAAGCAATGAGCAGATTGTGTCCGCATTCGCCGCAGTCAGCGGCGAGCAGTCGATCTCGCGGCAAAACCTGAAACTGGACGCCCGCTTCTCCGACCACCGCTATCAGCATTACGACTATCTTGATTACACCGCCTGGGAGGCTGAAGCGGCGTGGGACTGGCTGGCCACCAGCCGTTTACAGGGCGTTCTCGGCGCCGACTACAATGAATCCATCAACAGCTTCGCCGATTTTTCCGGAACCGAACAGAATATCCGCACCCGACGCCGCTATTACCTTGATGCGGACTGGCGTGTTGCGGGACGCTGGAAACTGCTGGCCGGCGGCGCTCATTATCAACAGGAAAACAGCTCTCTGTATCGCGTTGAAGGGGACTATCAGTCTGATTCACTGGAGCTGGGAGTGGGTTACGAGGCGCCTTCCGGCAGTCATCTTTCAATTTCGTTGCGCAAGACGGACGGCGATTACGCCAATCGCGTGATCAGCACTACCGACCGCGTGGATTCCGGTTTTGAACAAACCCTTGCGGAGATGCGCTTTCTGTGGATCTTCAGCGGCAAGTCAAAGGTCAGAGGCAGTCTCGGCTATGTCGAGCGCGAGCACTATCACTACGGTGAGCGAGACTACCAGGGCGCCATTGGCGGACTGAGTCTGGATTATCAATGGACAGGTTCAACCAGCCTGAGCGCGGCGATCGAGCAGAGCCTGGCGTCTTATCAAAGCTCGCCAGCGACCGACATCGATAAAATACTGGGCGGCGGGGCTTTCTATAACAGCAGTTATTACCGGCGACGACTGGTCTCCATCGGACCGCTGTGGCGTTACTCCGCCAAGGTGAGTCTGCATGCCCGCTGGCGCTATGAAGAAAGGGACTATGAAGGTGGTTTGCTCACGGGCCCGCCGGCGCGCGAAGACCGCTTGCAAACGCTGGTTTTAGGGGGCGACTGGAGCCCCGCCAGCTACGTCCTGATAAGCGCCGCGCTGCAGCGGGAGAAGCGTGCGTCGAATCAAGCGAACGCTGATTTCAACAGCGATAATGCGACATTATCGTTAACCTTTACTTTTTAG
- a CDS encoding 3-hydroxyacyl-CoA dehydrogenase family protein, whose translation MSKLNIAVIGGGNIGSSLAFDCALRGHNVVVVEKDEPSCEQSRARVLETAGYAPLFSPLAKGKKPQDILDNIRWSNELGAISDCAFVVENIPENIELKQALYTRMAEFIAPNAVLAANTSCIPITKLGSFHKTSAQVIGVHFMNPVYLKHTVEVILGLNTSEQTKDRCLEMLAMLGKKAVVVKDGPGFVSNRISHLFMNEAAFAIQDGIAQPADVDAIFKECFGHKMGPLETADLIGVDTVVNSLDVLYQTFQDSKYRVCPLMRSMVDAGHLGRKTGKGFYSY comes from the coding sequence ATGTCAAAACTAAACATTGCAGTGATTGGCGGCGGTAACATCGGGTCCAGCCTGGCGTTTGATTGCGCACTGCGCGGCCATAACGTCGTCGTGGTTGAAAAAGACGAGCCGTCCTGCGAGCAAAGTCGGGCGCGCGTGCTGGAGACGGCGGGATACGCGCCCCTGTTCAGCCCATTGGCGAAAGGGAAGAAACCTCAGGATATTCTGGACAACATTCGCTGGTCGAATGAGCTGGGCGCGATCTCTGATTGCGCCTTCGTGGTCGAGAATATCCCGGAAAACATTGAGCTTAAACAGGCGCTGTATACCCGCATGGCTGAGTTTATTGCGCCCAACGCCGTTCTGGCGGCCAATACCTCCTGCATTCCCATCACCAAACTGGGGTCTTTCCATAAAACCTCGGCGCAGGTCATTGGCGTTCACTTCATGAACCCGGTTTACCTGAAACATACCGTGGAAGTAATACTGGGCCTGAATACCTCAGAGCAAACCAAAGACCGCTGTCTGGAAATGCTGGCGATGCTGGGCAAAAAAGCGGTGGTGGTGAAGGACGGCCCTGGTTTTGTCTCCAACCGCATCTCTCATCTTTTCATGAATGAAGCGGCGTTCGCCATTCAGGACGGCATCGCGCAACCTGCGGATGTGGACGCCATCTTCAAGGAATGCTTTGGCCATAAAATGGGGCCGTTGGAGACGGCGGATCTGATCGGCGTCGACACCGTGGTGAACTCGCTGGATGTGCTTTATCAGACATTTCAGGATTCGAAATACCGGGTCTGTCCGTTAATGCGCAGCATGGTGGATGCCGGCCATTTGGGCCGCAAGACCGGCAAGGGTTTTTACTCTTACTGA
- a CDS encoding sulfotransferase domain-containing protein, producing MDRSDRMVYGLRVPYFITESRINELMQQVEPRNTDVWLVTYPRSGTTLTQGILANLLNADASRHQTVPWPEVGWENSRYYISLDDLEKLVAPRCFKSHWTASEHVDPIKSKARFIHVSRDCPDMVTSYYYQYLNAIDGDKSYRRSWDDFFQQFMTSELRWGSYFYHYYSWRRHYGRSNILYLTYEEILSDMPTAVRKIADFVGVDVTERDVQRITEACRFAAMKAREPEMAHHYRVGAIGDHRRVMSEAQINSLTHKMNEVKAMLQFPGDKSCAAAGRGRQALTCADPVVAGKSLQTK from the coding sequence GTGGATCGAAGCGACAGAATGGTATATGGCTTGAGGGTTCCTTACTTTATTACCGAATCCAGAATCAATGAGCTGATGCAACAGGTGGAGCCAAGAAACACTGATGTATGGCTGGTCACTTATCCCAGGTCCGGCACCACTTTAACCCAGGGCATTCTCGCCAACCTGTTGAACGCTGACGCCTCCCGTCATCAAACTGTCCCATGGCCTGAAGTAGGCTGGGAAAACAGTCGCTATTATATTTCCCTGGATGATCTGGAAAAGCTTGTCGCGCCTCGTTGTTTTAAAAGTCACTGGACGGCGTCCGAACACGTCGACCCCATCAAATCAAAGGCCAGGTTTATTCATGTATCCAGAGACTGTCCGGACATGGTGACGTCTTATTACTATCAGTATTTGAACGCCATTGACGGGGACAAATCCTACCGTCGCTCATGGGATGATTTTTTCCAGCAGTTCATGACCTCCGAACTACGTTGGGGGAGTTATTTTTATCATTATTATTCATGGCGCCGGCATTACGGGCGCTCCAATATTCTCTATCTGACCTATGAAGAGATCTTGTCCGACATGCCGACGGCGGTCAGAAAGATCGCCGACTTTGTCGGCGTCGATGTCACGGAGCGCGACGTCCAGCGTATTACTGAGGCCTGTCGCTTCGCCGCCATGAAGGCGAGGGAGCCCGAGATGGCGCATCACTATCGGGTTGGCGCGATTGGCGATCATCGAAGAGTAATGAGCGAGGCGCAAATAAATTCGCTGACCCACAAAATGAACGAGGTGAAAGCGATGTTGCAGTTCCCGGGCGACAAAAGCTGCGCGGCGGCTGGCCGCGGGAGACAGGCCCTGACATGCGCAGACCCTGTCGTTGCAGGCAAGTCGTTACAGACAAAATAG
- a CDS encoding sulfotransferase domain-containing protein — translation MKTILLILGFPKCGTSSLYYWLSDHPDISPSNPKETFFFMDKECLFQPPWKTQHSGGDFASFFARDNKDILLEASPFHFDQKTCFEYAGRNKNVKAIFVLRSPELRMYSSYLFFTQVIQGLRINSFSEFVDVVMHQSCVKGSLREIRFDYVLNNAFEWGRYVHYLDKWRSALGNDRIFIGALEEMETFPLTFLQKVCAWLGVSSRFFNQYNFKAINQSYSVRFPEVHRRLREIAGFNPMSKEELDTHLNSFYFLKSKRMRHCMNSLYSMLQIKKNEMTPDDRKRIEQLKDMYRLDNLALLSGYGIKY, via the coding sequence ATGAAAACAATTCTGCTGATTCTTGGGTTTCCCAAGTGTGGAACGTCTTCTCTCTATTATTGGCTCTCCGATCATCCTGACATCTCTCCATCAAATCCCAAAGAAACCTTCTTTTTCATGGACAAGGAGTGTTTATTTCAACCACCGTGGAAAACCCAGCATAGCGGCGGCGATTTTGCGAGTTTCTTCGCCCGGGATAACAAGGATATTTTGCTGGAGGCTTCGCCGTTTCATTTTGACCAAAAGACCTGCTTCGAATACGCCGGAAGAAATAAAAACGTAAAAGCGATCTTTGTTCTGCGCAGCCCCGAACTGCGGATGTATTCCAGCTACTTGTTTTTCACGCAGGTGATACAGGGGTTAAGAATCAACTCGTTTTCTGAGTTTGTGGATGTGGTGATGCATCAAAGCTGCGTCAAAGGATCACTGCGTGAAATAAGATTCGATTATGTCCTCAACAACGCTTTTGAGTGGGGACGCTACGTGCATTATCTGGATAAGTGGCGCTCGGCGTTGGGGAATGACAGGATCTTCATCGGCGCGCTTGAAGAAATGGAAACCTTCCCCCTGACGTTTTTGCAGAAAGTCTGCGCCTGGCTGGGCGTCAGTTCGCGTTTTTTCAACCAGTATAACTTCAAGGCGATTAACCAGTCCTACAGCGTCCGATTTCCGGAAGTACATCGGCGATTGAGGGAAATAGCGGGATTTAACCCTATGTCGAAGGAAGAACTGGATACCCATTTGAACTCCTTTTACTTCCTGAAAAGTAAAAGAATGAGGCATTGTATGAATAGTCTTTATTCCATGCTGCAGATAAAAAAGAATGAAATGACGCCGGATGACCGCAAAAGAATCGAGCAGTTGAAAGACATGTATCGGCTGGACAATTTAGCGTTGCTGAGCGGCTATGGTATTAAGTACTGA
- a CDS encoding EpsD family peptidyl-prolyl cis-trans isomerase produces MFLHRTSFPKFVFLAALTGSLAGCGGAGEATDATQVVAKVNGSEISIHQLNAILAKQPAQGVSSDTARARALDELVEQQVAYDKAVELKLDRSPDVVMAIESMKKSIIARAYLQQVIGALSQPSQEEIHQYYQEHPALFAERKLYSLQEIAIEPRDELLAPLRNKVGNAGQLEDIVAWLKAEGVQYRVNAANRSAEQIGLELLTQVARLEDGAMTLFQGPNNYLVVRVAASQKRPVSEEDAKPRITQFLHNRKVKKAVTDEVERLKSSAAIEYVGDFKRLAIPASDGEKGNENTGVDGGEDIRNADAVSLQLGNDA; encoded by the coding sequence ATGTTTCTCCATAGAACTTCCTTTCCGAAGTTTGTCTTTCTGGCCGCCCTGACGGGTTCTTTGGCCGGGTGCGGCGGCGCAGGCGAGGCGACTGACGCAACCCAGGTGGTCGCCAAAGTCAACGGTTCGGAAATCTCTATTCATCAGCTTAACGCCATACTCGCCAAGCAGCCTGCCCAAGGCGTCAGCTCCGACACGGCGCGGGCGCGGGCATTGGATGAGCTGGTGGAGCAGCAAGTCGCCTACGACAAGGCGGTGGAGCTTAAGCTGGACCGCAGTCCCGACGTGGTCATGGCGATTGAGTCCATGAAGAAAAGCATCATCGCCCGGGCGTACCTGCAACAGGTGATAGGCGCGCTTTCACAACCCTCGCAGGAAGAAATTCATCAGTATTACCAAGAGCATCCCGCGTTATTCGCCGAGCGCAAGCTATACAGTCTGCAGGAAATCGCCATTGAGCCCCGGGACGAACTTCTTGCGCCGCTTAGAAATAAAGTTGGTAACGCCGGGCAGCTGGAAGACATTGTCGCCTGGCTGAAAGCCGAAGGCGTGCAGTATCGCGTCAACGCGGCGAATCGCTCCGCAGAGCAGATCGGCCTGGAATTGTTGACCCAGGTGGCCAGGCTTGAAGACGGCGCGATGACGCTGTTCCAGGGCCCCAACAATTATCTGGTCGTCAGAGTGGCCGCCTCTCAGAAAAGGCCGGTGTCGGAAGAGGACGCCAAGCCCCGCATCACGCAGTTTCTTCATAATCGCAAAGTAAAAAAGGCCGTCACCGATGAAGTCGAGCGCCTGAAAAGCAGCGCCGCCATTGAGTATGTCGGCGACTTCAAGCGACTCGCCATCCCTGCGTCAGACGGGGAAAAAGGGAATGAAAACACCGGCGTCGATGGCGGAGAGGATATCCGCAATGCCGACGCCGTTTCTTTGCAAC
- a CDS encoding PEP-CTERM sorting domain-containing protein, with translation MNPFRGAILATTLSAVSMGVSASTLVFDFSGSVDLTFDPNYHSQQTIDEYTDIFMEDASYATFLGQIILPNFDNYLTGTHQVSLNSNGLNLAIVSGVLGGIEGTRQEAPDGVTWTPDDTQDGDSGVLTIVDGNITSFQWYAGPANEGIIGAYNSSVFDGWKTKLGEINLNLNGATDSILIGDVYFASNQFGAAAVTMVPEADAYAMWVAGLGIVGYVARRRSQKA, from the coding sequence ATGAATCCTTTTAGAGGGGCGATCCTGGCGACAACGCTTTCGGCGGTTAGTATGGGCGTTAGCGCCAGCACCCTGGTTTTTGATTTTTCTGGGAGCGTCGACCTGACATTTGACCCGAATTATCACAGCCAGCAAACGATTGACGAATACACTGACATATTCATGGAGGATGCTTCCTACGCGACTTTCCTCGGTCAGATTATTCTTCCCAACTTCGATAACTACCTGACTGGTACGCACCAGGTGAGCCTCAACTCCAATGGCCTGAATCTGGCGATTGTGAGCGGCGTGCTTGGCGGTATTGAAGGGACCCGTCAGGAAGCGCCGGATGGCGTTACCTGGACCCCTGACGATACCCAGGATGGCGACAGTGGCGTTTTGACCATCGTGGACGGAAACATCACCAGTTTTCAATGGTATGCGGGCCCCGCCAACGAAGGCATTATCGGCGCTTACAACAGCAGCGTTTTCGATGGTTGGAAAACCAAGCTTGGCGAAATCAACCTCAACCTGAATGGCGCCACTGACTCAATCTTGATCGGTGACGTTTACTTCGCTTCCAATCAGTTCGGCGCAGCCGCTGTGACCATGGTTCCGGAAGCCGACGCCTACGCTATGTGGGTGGCCGGTCTGGGCATCGTGGGCTATGTCGCTCGTCGACGCAGTCAGAAAGCCTGA